One segment of Castanea sativa cultivar Marrone di Chiusa Pesio chromosome 3, ASM4071231v1 DNA contains the following:
- the LOC142627062 gene encoding transcription termination factor MTEF1, chloroplastic: protein MLTEMIIRPLHLPPQALLIPHSSKPSKTPSSSSNLNTKSPPSSSSSSSSSSDSGLLFRQKILYLENLNVNSHKALQLNPDFRSTPLSSLLSVEQCLSSFGLTRSSLGRILDMYPQLLTSDPHTQLYPIFDFLLNEVRIPFLHIPKSITRCPRILVSSVPNQLRPTFSFLQNLGFVGPHSITSHTVVLLVSSVEDTLLPKTQFLQSLGFSYEEVATMVIRSPGLLTFSITNNLLPKVKYFLEEMKGDIVELKRFPQYFSFSLEGKIKPRHRLLVEHRLSLPLPVMLKVSDGEFTARLVELRLRSVEGM from the coding sequence ATGCTAACAGAGATGATAATCCGACCCCTCCATCTCCCTCCTCAAGCTCTCCTCATCCCTCACTCCTCTAAACCCTCCAAAAcgccatcttcttcttctaatctCAACACCAAAAgcccaccttcttcttcttcttcttcttcttcttcctcagaCTCAGGCCTCCTCTTCCGCCAGAAAATCCTCTACCTTGAAAACCTCAACGTCAATTCCCACAAAGCTCTCCAACTAAACCCAGATTTCCGCTCCACCCCACTCTCTTCCCTCCTCTCCGTCGAGCAATGCCTCTCTTCCTTCGGCCTCACTCGCTCTTCCCTTGGTCGAATTCTAGACATGTACCCACAACTCCTCACCTCTGACCCTCACACCCAACTCTACCCCATCTTTGATTTCCTTCTCAACGAGGTCCGAATCCCATTTCTTCACATTCCAAAGTCCATAACTCGATGCCCCAGAATCTTAGTTTCCAGTGTCCCAAACCAGTTAAGACCcactttctcttttttgcaAAACTTGGGTTTTGTGGGTCCTCATTCAATCACTTCTCACACCGTAGTGTTATTGGTTTCAAGCGTGGAAGATACCCTTTTGCCAAAGACTCAGTTTTTGCAAAGTTTGGGATTTTCTTATGAGGAAGTGGCTACAATGGTGATAAGGTCACCTGGGTTGTTGACTTTTAGCATTACAAATAATTTGCTCCCCAAGGTGAAGTATTTCTTGGAGGAAATGAAAGGGGATATAGTGGAATTGAAGAGGTTTCCTCAGTATTTTTCGTTTAGTTTGGAGGGGAAGATTAAGCCTAGGCATAGGCTTTTGGTCGAGCACCGGTTGTCGCTGCCATTGCCGGTGATGTTGAAGGTTAGTGATGGCGAGTTCACTGCGAGGTTGGTTGAGTTGCGGTTGCGGTCTGTTGAGGGGATGTAA
- the LOC142627157 gene encoding phosphatidylinositol N-acetylglucosaminyltransferase subunit C-like: protein MDNRIAENPSPTRAKWRKVAYGGMQPGFDDNHTDECFLEGMVMNANVVKRDMLKVMQDAISISQYLCIVVLVGLVWTYTLRSTLDESSLLYLDVSLLGSGFLVLLLTEEMLSLNLLLHYLLNVFFFTTGLYVLAPIYQTLTRSISSDTIWAVTVSLVILHLFLHDYSGSTMTAPGALKNPTLTSSISLNASVVASVFIASRLPSRLQVFAIMLFSLQVFLFAPLVTYCIKKYSFHLHLCFSFSLMAVTLAFVYTLHRLLFALLLGLLVFVTVVCPYWLIRMQEYKFEINGPWDEAKLCFDITD from the coding sequence ATGGATAACCGCATTGCAGAAAATCCATCTCCAACTCGAGCCAAATGGAGAAAAGTGGCATATGGAGGGATGCAACCTGGGTTTGATGACAATCACACTGATGAGTGTTTCCTTGAAGGTATGGTCATGAATGCCAATGTTGTAAAACGGGACATGCTGAAAGTGATGCAAGATGCAATTTCTATCTCTCAATATCTATGCATTGTTGTTCTTGTCGGTTTGGTTTGGACATATACCCTCAGATCAACTCTTGATGAAAGTTCCCTCTTGTATCTTGATGTGAGCCTTCTTGGATCAGGTTTTCTAGTTCTCCTTTTAACCGAAGAAATGCTTTCCCTTAATCTTCTCTTGCATTATTTActcaatgttttcttttttacaactGGGTTATATGTTTTGGCTCCTATCTACCAAACTCTGACAAGATCCATTAGCTCAGATACCATTTGGGCAGTAACTGTTTCACTTGTCATACTTCATCTATTCCTTCACGACTATTCAGGATCAACCATGACAGCTCCTGGAGCTCTGAAAAATCCAACCTTGAccagttctatatctttaaatgCTTCTGTAGTAGCATCAGTTTTCATTGCGTCTCGCCTTCCATCAAGGCTACAAGTTTTTGCTATCATGCTATTCTCCTTGCAGGTCTTCCTTTTTGCTCCACTGGTCACTTACTGTATCAAGAAGTATTCCTTCCACTTGCacctttgcttttctttcaGTTTGATGGCTGTGACCTTGGCTTTTGTTTATACACTGCACCGGTTACTTTTTGCTCTCCTGTTGGGATTATTGGTTTTTGTGACTGTGGTGTGTCCTTATTGGCTTATACGGATGCAGGAATACAAGTTTGAGATCAATGGCCCTTGGGATGAGGCTAAGCTTTGTTTTGATATTACAGATTAA
- the LOC142627299 gene encoding agamous-like MADS-box protein AGL30 isoform X1: protein MGRVKLKIKRLENTNGRQATYAKRKHGIMKKANELSILCDIDIVLLMFSPSGKPSICRGMRSSIEEVIAKFAQLTPQERAKRKLESLEALKKTFKKLDHDVNIQEFLGTSTQTIEDLTNQARSLETQLAEINKRLSYWTTPDKINSVEHLGQMEDSLRESLNQIRTHKQENLQKQQLLSLECSSQFQNGMHIPFRIGAEQQLQPLSWLPNNDSRQIMFPEDPNLLPHRDVECSASSSLGSYSGYFGTGKNSEIPNSGQEHGLLSQLTRNAPLRLQLGGQYPYLPYNVNLLNDTKFQPAAQMNQQEDPLEYHVSGNFGTSRPGYETTQHGWASTSGSSAVNMFDEHLYPQQPN from the exons ATGGGAAGGGTAAAGCTAAAGATAAAGAGGTTGGAGAATACAAATGGTCGTCAAGCGACCTATGCGAAAAGGAAGCATGGCATCATGAAAAAGGCTAATGAGTTATCCATACTATGTGACATAGACATTGTTCTTCTCATGTTCTCACCAAGTGGCAAGCCTTCAATATGCAGGGGAATGCGCAG TAGCATTGAAGAGGTCATTGCAAAATTTGCACAACTAACACCACAAGAAAGGGCAAAAAG GAAGTTGGAAAGCCTTGAA GCACTGAAGAAAACTTTTAAGAAGTTGGACCATGACGTGAATATACAAGAATTTCTTGGTACAAG TACCCAGACAATCGAG GATCTGACTAACCAAGCGAGGTCATTAGAGACTCAACTTGCTGAAATAAACAAAAGACTCAG CTATTGGACTACTCCTGATAAGATCAACAGTGTAGAACATTTGGGGCAAATGGAAGATTCACTTAGGGAATCACTTAACCAAATTCGAACACATAAG CAGGAAAATCTACAAAAGCAGCAACTTTTGTCATTGGAATGCAGTAGTCAG TTCCAAAATGGGATGCATATACCCTTTAGAATAGGTGCTGAACAACAGCTCCAACCTTTATCGTGGCTTCCTAATAATGACAGCCGGCAAATAATGTTTCCCGAGGACCCAAACTTGCTTCCCCATAG agATGTGGAGTGCTCTGCAAGTTCCTCCCTTGGGAGTTATTCTGGTTACTTTGGCACTGGTAAAAATTCAGAGATTCCTAATTCTGGGCAAGAACATGGCTTGCTGAGTCAGTTAACTAGAAATGCCCCTCTGAGGCTACAACTGGGTGGGCAATATCCTTACCTCCCATACAATGTCAATTTGCTGAATGATACTAAATTCCAACCAGCAGCACAGATGAACCAACAAGAAGACCCTTTGGAATATCATGTTAGTGGAAATTTTGGAACTTCTAGACCAGGGTATGAGACTACTCAGCATGGTTGGGCTTCCACATCTGGGTCTAGTGCTGTTAATATGTTTGATGAGCATTTATATCCCCAG CAACCAAACTGA
- the LOC142627299 gene encoding agamous-like MADS-box protein AGL30 isoform X4, translating to MGRVKLKIKRLENTNGRQATYAKRKHGIMKKANELSILCDIDIVLLMFSPSGKPSICRGMRSIEEVIAKFAQLTPQERAKRKLESLEALKKTFKKLDHDVNIQEFLGTSTQTIEDLTNQARSLETQLAEINKRLSYWTTPDKINSVEHLGQMEDSLRESLNQIRTHKENLQKQQLLSLECSSQFQNGMHIPFRIGAEQQLQPLSWLPNNDSRQIMFPEDPNLLPHRDVECSASSSLGSYSGYFGTGKNSEIPNSGQEHGLLSQLTRNAPLRLQLGGQYPYLPYNVNLLNDTKFQPAAQMNQQEDPLEYHVSGNFGTSRPGYETTQHGWASTSGSSAVNMFDEHLYPQQPN from the exons ATGGGAAGGGTAAAGCTAAAGATAAAGAGGTTGGAGAATACAAATGGTCGTCAAGCGACCTATGCGAAAAGGAAGCATGGCATCATGAAAAAGGCTAATGAGTTATCCATACTATGTGACATAGACATTGTTCTTCTCATGTTCTCACCAAGTGGCAAGCCTTCAATATGCAGGGGAATGCGCAG CATTGAAGAGGTCATTGCAAAATTTGCACAACTAACACCACAAGAAAGGGCAAAAAG GAAGTTGGAAAGCCTTGAA GCACTGAAGAAAACTTTTAAGAAGTTGGACCATGACGTGAATATACAAGAATTTCTTGGTACAAG TACCCAGACAATCGAG GATCTGACTAACCAAGCGAGGTCATTAGAGACTCAACTTGCTGAAATAAACAAAAGACTCAG CTATTGGACTACTCCTGATAAGATCAACAGTGTAGAACATTTGGGGCAAATGGAAGATTCACTTAGGGAATCACTTAACCAAATTCGAACACATAAG GAAAATCTACAAAAGCAGCAACTTTTGTCATTGGAATGCAGTAGTCAG TTCCAAAATGGGATGCATATACCCTTTAGAATAGGTGCTGAACAACAGCTCCAACCTTTATCGTGGCTTCCTAATAATGACAGCCGGCAAATAATGTTTCCCGAGGACCCAAACTTGCTTCCCCATAG agATGTGGAGTGCTCTGCAAGTTCCTCCCTTGGGAGTTATTCTGGTTACTTTGGCACTGGTAAAAATTCAGAGATTCCTAATTCTGGGCAAGAACATGGCTTGCTGAGTCAGTTAACTAGAAATGCCCCTCTGAGGCTACAACTGGGTGGGCAATATCCTTACCTCCCATACAATGTCAATTTGCTGAATGATACTAAATTCCAACCAGCAGCACAGATGAACCAACAAGAAGACCCTTTGGAATATCATGTTAGTGGAAATTTTGGAACTTCTAGACCAGGGTATGAGACTACTCAGCATGGTTGGGCTTCCACATCTGGGTCTAGTGCTGTTAATATGTTTGATGAGCATTTATATCCCCAG CAACCAAACTGA
- the LOC142627299 gene encoding agamous-like MADS-box protein AGL30 isoform X3 produces the protein MGRVKLKIKRLENTNGRQATYAKRKHGIMKKANELSILCDIDIVLLMFSPSGKPSICRGMRSIEEVIAKFAQLTPQERAKRKLESLEALKKTFKKLDHDVNIQEFLGTSTQTIEDLTNQARSLETQLAEINKRLSYWTTPDKINSVEHLGQMEDSLRESLNQIRTHKQENLQKQQLLSLECSSQFQNGMHIPFRIGAEQQLQPLSWLPNNDSRQIMFPEDPNLLPHRDVECSASSSLGSYSGYFGTGKNSEIPNSGQEHGLLSQLTRNAPLRLQLGGQYPYLPYNVNLLNDTKFQPAAQMNQQEDPLEYHVSGNFGTSRPGYETTQHGWASTSGSSAVNMFDEHLYPQQPN, from the exons ATGGGAAGGGTAAAGCTAAAGATAAAGAGGTTGGAGAATACAAATGGTCGTCAAGCGACCTATGCGAAAAGGAAGCATGGCATCATGAAAAAGGCTAATGAGTTATCCATACTATGTGACATAGACATTGTTCTTCTCATGTTCTCACCAAGTGGCAAGCCTTCAATATGCAGGGGAATGCGCAG CATTGAAGAGGTCATTGCAAAATTTGCACAACTAACACCACAAGAAAGGGCAAAAAG GAAGTTGGAAAGCCTTGAA GCACTGAAGAAAACTTTTAAGAAGTTGGACCATGACGTGAATATACAAGAATTTCTTGGTACAAG TACCCAGACAATCGAG GATCTGACTAACCAAGCGAGGTCATTAGAGACTCAACTTGCTGAAATAAACAAAAGACTCAG CTATTGGACTACTCCTGATAAGATCAACAGTGTAGAACATTTGGGGCAAATGGAAGATTCACTTAGGGAATCACTTAACCAAATTCGAACACATAAG CAGGAAAATCTACAAAAGCAGCAACTTTTGTCATTGGAATGCAGTAGTCAG TTCCAAAATGGGATGCATATACCCTTTAGAATAGGTGCTGAACAACAGCTCCAACCTTTATCGTGGCTTCCTAATAATGACAGCCGGCAAATAATGTTTCCCGAGGACCCAAACTTGCTTCCCCATAG agATGTGGAGTGCTCTGCAAGTTCCTCCCTTGGGAGTTATTCTGGTTACTTTGGCACTGGTAAAAATTCAGAGATTCCTAATTCTGGGCAAGAACATGGCTTGCTGAGTCAGTTAACTAGAAATGCCCCTCTGAGGCTACAACTGGGTGGGCAATATCCTTACCTCCCATACAATGTCAATTTGCTGAATGATACTAAATTCCAACCAGCAGCACAGATGAACCAACAAGAAGACCCTTTGGAATATCATGTTAGTGGAAATTTTGGAACTTCTAGACCAGGGTATGAGACTACTCAGCATGGTTGGGCTTCCACATCTGGGTCTAGTGCTGTTAATATGTTTGATGAGCATTTATATCCCCAG CAACCAAACTGA
- the LOC142627299 gene encoding agamous-like MADS-box protein AGL30 isoform X2 yields the protein MGRVKLKIKRLENTNGRQATYAKRKHGIMKKANELSILCDIDIVLLMFSPSGKPSICRGMRSSIEEVIAKFAQLTPQERAKRKLESLEALKKTFKKLDHDVNIQEFLGTSTQTIEDLTNQARSLETQLAEINKRLSYWTTPDKINSVEHLGQMEDSLRESLNQIRTHKENLQKQQLLSLECSSQFQNGMHIPFRIGAEQQLQPLSWLPNNDSRQIMFPEDPNLLPHRDVECSASSSLGSYSGYFGTGKNSEIPNSGQEHGLLSQLTRNAPLRLQLGGQYPYLPYNVNLLNDTKFQPAAQMNQQEDPLEYHVSGNFGTSRPGYETTQHGWASTSGSSAVNMFDEHLYPQQPN from the exons ATGGGAAGGGTAAAGCTAAAGATAAAGAGGTTGGAGAATACAAATGGTCGTCAAGCGACCTATGCGAAAAGGAAGCATGGCATCATGAAAAAGGCTAATGAGTTATCCATACTATGTGACATAGACATTGTTCTTCTCATGTTCTCACCAAGTGGCAAGCCTTCAATATGCAGGGGAATGCGCAG TAGCATTGAAGAGGTCATTGCAAAATTTGCACAACTAACACCACAAGAAAGGGCAAAAAG GAAGTTGGAAAGCCTTGAA GCACTGAAGAAAACTTTTAAGAAGTTGGACCATGACGTGAATATACAAGAATTTCTTGGTACAAG TACCCAGACAATCGAG GATCTGACTAACCAAGCGAGGTCATTAGAGACTCAACTTGCTGAAATAAACAAAAGACTCAG CTATTGGACTACTCCTGATAAGATCAACAGTGTAGAACATTTGGGGCAAATGGAAGATTCACTTAGGGAATCACTTAACCAAATTCGAACACATAAG GAAAATCTACAAAAGCAGCAACTTTTGTCATTGGAATGCAGTAGTCAG TTCCAAAATGGGATGCATATACCCTTTAGAATAGGTGCTGAACAACAGCTCCAACCTTTATCGTGGCTTCCTAATAATGACAGCCGGCAAATAATGTTTCCCGAGGACCCAAACTTGCTTCCCCATAG agATGTGGAGTGCTCTGCAAGTTCCTCCCTTGGGAGTTATTCTGGTTACTTTGGCACTGGTAAAAATTCAGAGATTCCTAATTCTGGGCAAGAACATGGCTTGCTGAGTCAGTTAACTAGAAATGCCCCTCTGAGGCTACAACTGGGTGGGCAATATCCTTACCTCCCATACAATGTCAATTTGCTGAATGATACTAAATTCCAACCAGCAGCACAGATGAACCAACAAGAAGACCCTTTGGAATATCATGTTAGTGGAAATTTTGGAACTTCTAGACCAGGGTATGAGACTACTCAGCATGGTTGGGCTTCCACATCTGGGTCTAGTGCTGTTAATATGTTTGATGAGCATTTATATCCCCAG CAACCAAACTGA